In Erigeron canadensis isolate Cc75 chromosome 1, C_canadensis_v1, whole genome shotgun sequence, a single window of DNA contains:
- the LOC122585971 gene encoding proline-rich receptor-like protein kinase PERK1, which yields MSSPPPATSPPTNTTTSPPPAPTTTTPSAPPPSSSPPPSQPPPSSPPPTPPVTSPPPPVTLPPSISPPAPPPPSGSTPLPPSTSPPASPSPPPPSGSTPSTPPSGSPPSPPASTSPPPPTPSRNSPPAGRNTPSPPPPPPRSVSSGPPAVMSPPSDGGGISTGAVVGIAVAAVFILGFFSILFICCKKRKRRTTHDPPSNYYIPPPPKVDSYGGGQQQWQNNVPPPGDHVVMIPPVKPPLMGTRPQQSPARSQSPQPPPFSSGGSGSNYSAGSNGVPPLTPGLSLGFSKSTFSYEELAMATDGFSESNVLGQGGFGYVYKGVLPNGKEVAVKSLKAGSGQGEREFQAEVEIISRVHHKHLVSLVGYCISGDQRMLVYEFVPNNTLEFHLHGKNRPVMEFATRMRIALGSAKGLAYLHEDCHPKIIHRDIKAANILIDYNFEAKVADFGLAKITSDVATHVSTRVMGTFGYLAPEYASSGKLSEKSDVFSYGVMLLELITGRRPVDSANAFMDDSLVDWARPLLTRALEDGNLNAIVDPRLRDYNQTEMARMVSCAAVCVRHSARRRPKMSQVVRALEDDVSLADLDEGIKPGHSSVYSESSDYDTAQYNKDMVKFRKMALGTQEYATGEFSQPTSEYGLNPSGSSSEGRNTREMEMGRLRKDSGGYSDGF from the exons ATGTCTTCCCCGCCGCCGGCAACATCGCCACCCACTAACACCACCACTTCACCACCACCAGCACCCACCACTACCACCCCTTCCGCCCCTCCTCCATCATCATCTCCACCGCCGTCTCAACCACCACCTTCATCCCCACCACCCACACCTCCCGTCACATCACCACCTCCACCTGTCACTCTACCACCGTCCATTTCCCCTCCGGCCCCACCTCCACCATCTGGGTCTACCCCATTACCACCGTCCACTTCCCCTCCGGCCTCACCTTCACCTCCACCACCATCTGGGTCCACACCATCGACACCACCATCTGggtcaccaccatcaccaccagctagtacgtcaccaccaccacccacaCCATCAAGAAACAGCCCACCGGCGGGACGAAACACACCATCTCCGCCGCCACCGCCACCCAGAAGTGTGTCTTCTGGTCCACCGGCGGTAATGTCTCCGCCGTCTGATGGTGGTGGGATATCAACTGGGGCTGTTGTTGGGATTGCTGTTGCTGCTGTATTTATACTTGGTTTTTTtagtattctttttatttgctgtaagaaaagaaaaagaagaaccaCCCATGATCCTCCTTCCAATTATTATATCCCTCCTCCTCCCAAAG TTGATTCTTATGGTGGTGGACAACAACAATGGCAAAATAACGTGCCACCGCCAGGTGATCATGTCGTTATGATACCGCCAGTAAAACCTCCATTAATGGGAACTAGACCACAACAGTCACCAGCTAGATCACAATCTCCGCAGCCTCCGCCTTTTAGTAGTGGTGGTTCAGGGTCAAACTATTCTGCCGGTTCAAATGGAGTTCCACCGCTTACGCCTGGTTTGTCGTTGGGGTTTTCAAAGAGTACGTTTTCTTATGAAGAGCTAGCGATGGCTACGGATGGGTTTTCTGAATCGAATGTTCTTGGACAAGGTGGGTTTGGGTATGTTTATAAAGGGGTGCTTCCAAATGGAAAAGAGGTGGCTGTTAAGTCGTTGAAAGCTGGTAGTGGACAGGGTGAGCGCGAGTTTCAAGCTGAGGTCGAGATTATTAGTCGAGTCCATCACAAACATCTTGTTTCATTGGTTGGATATTGCATTAGTGGTGATCAAAGAATGCTTGTTTATGAGTTTGTACCCAACAATACTTTGGAATTCCATTTACATG GGAAGAATCGCCCAGTGATGGAGTTTGCAACACGAATGCGTATTGCTCTTGGATCTGCAAAAGGACTGGCTTATCTTCATGAGGACT GCCATCCGAAGATCATTCATCGTGATATCAAGGCTGCTAATATTCTTATTGATTACAATTTTGAAGCAaag GTTGCTGATTTTGGGCTTGCCAAGATCACTTCTGATGTAGCTACTCATGTCTCTACCCGAGTGATGGGAACTTTTGG TTATCTAGCACCAGAGTATGCATCTTCGGGCAAATTGAGTGAGAAATCTGATGTTTTCTCGTATGGGGTCATGCTCTTGGAATTGATTACAGGCCGCAGGCCGGTTGATTCTGCAAATGCTTTTATGGATGATAGTTTAGTTGACTGG GCAAGACCACTGCTAACCCGGGCTTTGGAAGATGGAAACCTAAATGCCATTGTTGACCCACGTTTACGAGACTACAACCAGACTGAGATGGCTAGGATGGTATCATGTGCAGCTGTGTGTGTCCGTCACTCGGCTCGCCGCCGACCTAAGATGAGCCAGGTGGTCCGAGCATTAGAAGATGACGTATCTCTTGCTGATCTAGATGAGGGGATCAAGCCAGGGCACAGCTCAGTCTACAGTGAGAGCTCAGACTATGACACTGCCCAATACAACAAAGACATGGTCAAGTTCAGAAAAATGGCTCTGGGCACACAAGAATATGCCACTGGTGAGTTCAGCCAACCTACAAGTGAATATGGGCTGAACCCATCAGGCTCAAGTAGCGAAGGGCGGAACACACGAGAAATGGAAATGGGTAGGTTGAGGAAGGATAGTGGCGGTTATAGCGACGggttttga
- the LOC122585972 gene encoding F-box/kelch-repeat protein At3g06240-like produces the protein MTDIDDMPDEILRKILSRLPPKPMGQSRCVSKRWNRLISDPSFMMSRPSSRLTLCRHTSDRYNPIMFIKILDGSNGSVTNVEFSTFKDLPTMRNWDDRFIKIVGTFSGIILLAVKDLATFDVYRESSYEEHIILFNPFTGIHEIFKDPYSPLPGGLHLYGFGYGAAPDEMKLVRFRRFRVSGNITSSCEVLNLKTRSWSKPAITIPDGHFEGYIGTFLKGYLYWMISSKIMALDVDKMVISYLHQPDSTIDKESYLGTCNGRLWMITNTDDKTLNFDVWVMKEQGVGNSWSKACSFAVGLEPPTYFSLSHSIEITEDGRIIVFINKDDYRHMFIYDTSKNSSKLLECQEGEEEGEEEEEEEVEWGFKYKESLISPINICRV, from the coding sequence ATGACTGACATTGATGATATGCCTGATGAAATCCTTCGCAAGATACTCTCCCGACTACCACCCAAGCCAATGGGGCAGTCCCGATGTGTATCCAAACGTTGGAATCGTCTGATTTCAGATCCCTCTTTTATGATGTCAAGACCATCATCAAGGCTCACTCTATGTCGTCACACATCAGATAGATATAATCCTATTATGTTTATCAAGATATTAGACGGAAGTAATGGTTCAGTTACAAATGTAGAGTTTTCAACGTTCAAGGATCTTCCCACTATGAGAAACTGGGATGAtagatttataaaaattgtcGGAACATTCAGTGGAATTATCCTGTTGGCTGTTAAGGATTTAGCTACGTTTGATGTTTACAGAGAAAGCTCTTATGAAGAGCATATCATCTTGTTTAATCCGTTTACCGGTATTCATGAGATATTTAAAGATCCGTATTCCCCTTTGCCTGGTGGCCTCCATTTATACGGATTTGGTTATGGTGCAGCCCCAGATGAGATGAAACTTGTTAGATTTAGAAGGTTTAGAGTTTCGGGGAACATTACGAGTTCTTGTGAGGTATTGAATCTTAAAACTCGTTCATGGAGCAAACCAGCAATCACTATTCCAGATGGTCACTTTGAAGGCTATATAGGTACCTTTCTTAAAGGATATTTGTATTGGATGATTTCTTCGAAGATCATGGCACTCGATGTTGACAAGATGGTAATTTCATACCTACATCAACCTGATTCAACCATCGATAAAGAAAGTTATTTGGGTACGTGTAATGGACGCCTATGGATGATCACGAACACCGATGACAAGACTCTCAATTTTGATGTGTGGGTAATGAAGGAACAAGGCGTTGGTAACTCATGGTCAAAAGCATGTTCTTTTGCAGTAGGTTTGGAACCTCCGACTTATTTCTCTTTATCTCATAGTATCGAAATCACCGAGGACGGAagaattattgtttttataaacaaGGATGACTATCGACATATGTTTATTTACGATACATCCAAAAACTCGTCTAAACTGCTAGAGTGTcaagaaggagaagaagaaggagaagaagaagaagaagaagaagttgaatgGGGTTTCAAATACAAGGAAAGTCTCATATCGCCTATAAATATATGTCGTGTTTGA
- the LOC122584966 gene encoding uncharacterized protein LOC122584966, producing MSIEISDGSNGPVTNVEFSLFKDLPAIKNWDDRFVTIVGTFRGIILLAVKDYIAWENGNSYMQEHMILYNPFTGVHEVFKDPYFPLPGGAHAYGFGHGATPNDLKLIRFRMFTRSKKSWDSCEVLNLKTRSWSRPELISPDGYLYDDIGIFLKGYLYWMNSSRILALDVEKMVISFIGQPNSAFDKQSYLGTCHGCLWLITNTDAKTLNFDVWVMGEQGVGD from the coding sequence ATGTCTATCGAAATTTCAGACGGAAGTAATGGACCAGTTACAAATGTAGAATTTTCATTGTTCAAGGATCTTCCGGCTATTAAAAACTGGGATGATAGATTTGTAACGATTGTGGGAACATTCAGAGGAATTATCTTGTTGGCTGTCAAGGATTATATTGCGTGGGAGAACGGAAATAGCTATATGCAAGAGCATATGATCTTGTACAATCCGTTTACCGGGGTACATGAGGTGTTTAAAGATCCGTATTTCCCTTTGCCTGGTGGGGCCCATGCATATGGATTTGGTCATGGTGCAACCCCGAATGACCTGAAACTGATTAGATTTAGAATGTTTACCAGGTCGAAGAAAAGTTGGGATTCGTGTGAGGTATTGAATCTGAAAACACGTTCATGGAGCCGGCCAGAACTCATTAGTCCAGATGGTTACCTTTATGATGATATAGGTATCTTTTTAAAAGGCTATCTGTATTGGATGAATTCTTCGAGGATCTTGGCACTCGACGTGGAAAAGATGGTAATTTCATTCATAGGTCAACCTAATTCAGCTTTTGATAAACAAAGTTATCTGGGTACATGTCATGGATGCCTATGGTTGATCACGAACACCGACGCCAAGACTCTCAATTTCGATGTGTGGGTAATGGGCGAACAAGGCGTTGGTGACTAA